The following are from one region of the Acidobacteriota bacterium genome:
- a CDS encoding PaeR7I family type II restriction endonuclease, translating into MKPMIPDLSERISRAVAHYWKTRAAQRERQQKIGKLDQGLRSAVTGGGQMDGVIDLFKGLISAAGVSDEFIFKKKAVELPGYFRPTKEWDLLVVRDHTLIAAIEAKSQVGPSFGNNFNNRTEEAIGSALDLWTAFRYRAYLESPQPFLGYFFMLEDCEASRRPVGVQEPHFKVFPEFSGASYSRRYELFCRKLVLERHDTASAFIMSQAESGIHGRYETPAEDISIERFVKVLAGHLSAFF; encoded by the coding sequence ATGAAACCAATGATTCCAGACTTGTCGGAACGAATTTCCCGGGCGGTTGCCCATTACTGGAAGACAAGGGCCGCCCAGAGGGAACGGCAGCAAAAAATTGGAAAATTGGATCAGGGCCTTCGCAGTGCCGTGACCGGGGGCGGCCAAATGGACGGCGTTATCGATCTTTTCAAAGGGCTTATCAGCGCTGCCGGTGTTTCCGACGAATTCATTTTCAAGAAAAAAGCCGTTGAATTGCCGGGATATTTCCGGCCGACCAAAGAGTGGGACTTGCTGGTTGTCCGCGATCATACTCTGATCGCCGCCATTGAAGCAAAATCTCAGGTCGGTCCCTCTTTCGGCAATAACTTCAACAACCGGACCGAAGAAGCGATCGGGAGTGCCTTGGATCTATGGACGGCTTTTAGATATCGTGCCTATCTCGAAAGCCCCCAGCCGTTTCTTGGATACTTTTTCATGCTGGAAGATTGTGAGGCATCCAGAAGACCCGTAGGCGTTCAGGAACCCCATTTCAAGGTTTTTCCGGAGTTTTCGGGCGCTTCCTATTCACGCCGTTATGAGCTTTTTTGCCGAAAACTTGTCCTTGAGCGCCACGACACGGCTTCGGCATTTATCATGTCTCAAGCCGAGTCCGGAATTCATGGGAGATACGAAACCCCGGCTGAGGATATATCTATTGAACGCTTTGTAAAAGTCCTCGCCGGACACCTGTCGGCTTTCTTTTAA
- a CDS encoding site-specific DNA-methyltransferase, translating to MNKSIHRLINGDARHLSFLKESSVHLVVTSPPYWNLKQYNDNPGQLGHIDDYEEFLGELEKILRQLYQALVPGGRLVCVVGDVCVARRDFGRHLVFPLHADICVICRRIGFDNLNPIIWHKIANASYEVPNGSKFLGKPYEPNAIIKNDIEFILMQRKPGGYRKPTESQRESSRIGKKEFDMWFQQIWNITGASTKYHPAPFPLELASRLIRMFSFTDDWVLDPFCGSGTTMIAAMRAGRNSIGIEIDPEYCRMAAQYLKAENAGLFSSSELKFERALIGTPGSVQEDSSLYDVRPAKSPLV from the coding sequence ATGAATAAATCCATTCACAGATTGATCAACGGGGATGCAAGGCATTTATCATTCCTCAAGGAGTCGTCTGTTCATCTTGTCGTAACCTCGCCACCCTACTGGAACCTCAAACAGTACAACGACAATCCCGGTCAACTCGGTCATATTGATGATTATGAAGAATTTCTCGGTGAATTGGAAAAAATCTTGCGCCAACTCTATCAGGCTCTCGTTCCCGGGGGGCGATTGGTTTGTGTTGTCGGCGATGTCTGTGTGGCGCGCCGCGACTTTGGACGGCACCTGGTCTTCCCTCTGCATGCGGATATCTGTGTCATCTGTCGTCGAATCGGTTTCGACAATCTCAATCCCATTATCTGGCATAAAATCGCAAATGCCTCTTATGAAGTCCCGAATGGATCGAAGTTTCTCGGGAAACCCTACGAACCGAATGCGATCATTAAAAATGACATCGAATTCATTCTCATGCAGAGGAAACCGGGAGGATACAGGAAACCGACAGAGTCTCAAAGAGAATCCAGTCGAATCGGAAAGAAGGAATTCGACATGTGGTTCCAGCAAATATGGAACATCACGGGGGCATCGACAAAATATCATCCGGCGCCCTTTCCGCTTGAGCTGGCCTCGCGTTTGATTCGGATGTTTTCTTTCACGGACGATTGGGTTCTGGATCCTTTCTGCGGATCGGGAACAACCATGATTGCGGCAATGCGCGCGGGACGAAACAGCATTGGAATCGAGATTGACCCTGAATATTGCCGAATGGCCGCCCAATATTTGAAAGCCGAAAACGCCGGCCTGTTTTCTTCTTCGGAACTGAAATTCGAAAGAGCGCTTATCGGGACGCCGGGTTCAGTCCAGGAGGACTCCTCTTTATACGATGTCCGCCCTGCAAAATCGCCGCTTGTGTAG
- the hutH gene encoding histidine ammonia-lyase, with translation MITLDNRLTLDDFLRVVRGFEEVRLADAARVRIRRSRAFIEELLRRGDAVYGVNTGFGKFQNTRIEPDRLRELQRNLVLSHAIAVGEPFPAEVVRGMLLLRAQSLALGHSGVREEVVDLLLAFLNRRVHPVVPSQGSVGASGDLAPLAHMALALIGAGDVECGGRVRRTVEALAGLGLSPLVLEAKEGLALINGTQTMTSLLALFAADAAVLADTADIAAAMTVEALKGSHAPFDEAVVRVRPHPGAAETAANLRRHLRDSEIRASHEDCAKVQDAYSLRAVPQVHGATRDALRWMRGVLDIEMNSVTDNPLIFAEDERVLSGGNFHGQPLALAADLAGIAVAELADISERRIEQMLNPALSGLPAFLAEQGGLHSGLMVSQYTAASLVSENKILAHPASVDSIPTSANQEDHVSMGTTACRKARLILENALWVTAIELVSAAQALDFHKPLKPGRGVVAVHALIRAHVPHLERDRYFKPDLSRVRELIRKGDIVRAADLDSI, from the coding sequence ATGATCACGCTCGACAACCGTTTGACGCTCGACGATTTCCTTCGCGTTGTCCGGGGATTCGAAGAAGTGCGCCTGGCCGACGCCGCCCGGGTGCGCATCCGCAGGAGCCGGGCCTTCATTGAGGAGCTCCTCCGCCGCGGCGACGCCGTCTACGGCGTCAACACCGGGTTCGGCAAGTTCCAGAACACCCGGATCGAGCCGGACCGCCTGCGCGAGCTCCAGCGCAATCTCGTCCTCTCCCACGCGATCGCCGTCGGCGAGCCCTTCCCGGCCGAAGTCGTCCGAGGCATGCTTCTCCTTCGCGCCCAGAGTCTGGCCCTGGGACACAGCGGAGTCCGCGAGGAGGTCGTCGATCTTCTTCTCGCCTTCCTCAACCGCCGTGTCCATCCCGTCGTTCCGTCACAGGGCTCGGTCGGTGCAAGCGGCGATCTGGCTCCTCTCGCCCACATGGCGCTCGCCCTCATCGGCGCCGGCGATGTCGAGTGCGGCGGCCGCGTCCGGCGTACCGTAGAAGCCCTGGCAGGACTCGGCCTTTCGCCCCTTGTGCTCGAGGCCAAAGAGGGTTTGGCCCTGATCAACGGCACCCAGACAATGACCAGCCTTTTGGCCCTTTTCGCGGCCGACGCCGCCGTTCTCGCAGATACGGCCGACATTGCTGCGGCCATGACCGTCGAAGCTCTCAAGGGCAGCCACGCACCGTTCGACGAGGCCGTCGTCCGCGTTCGTCCCCATCCCGGCGCGGCTGAGACGGCGGCGAACCTGCGCCGACACCTCCGGGATTCCGAAATCCGGGCATCCCACGAGGATTGCGCCAAGGTCCAGGATGCCTATTCCCTGCGGGCCGTCCCCCAGGTTCACGGCGCAACACGCGACGCCCTGCGCTGGATGCGAGGCGTCCTGGACATCGAAATGAATTCCGTGACCGACAACCCCCTGATCTTCGCCGAGGACGAACGGGTCTTGAGCGGCGGCAATTTCCACGGCCAGCCCCTGGCCCTGGCCGCCGATCTGGCCGGAATCGCCGTCGCCGAACTCGCCGACATCTCCGAGCGGCGCATCGAACAGATGCTGAACCCGGCGCTCAGCGGCCTGCCGGCCTTCCTGGCCGAACAGGGCGGCCTTCACAGCGGACTCATGGTTTCTCAGTACACGGCCGCAAGTCTCGTTTCGGAAAACAAGATCCTGGCCCACCCGGCCTCGGTCGACAGCATTCCGACAAGCGCCAACCAGGAGGACCACGTCTCCATGGGAACGACGGCCTGCCGGAAAGCCCGGCTGATCCTCGAAAATGCCCTGTGGGTTACGGCCATCGAACTTGTCTCGGCCGCCCAGGCCCTGGATTTCCACAAGCCTCTCAAGCCTGGCCGGGGCGTCGTCGCCGTCCACGCCCTGATCCGGGCCCATGTCCCCCATCTCGAACGCGACCGTTACTTCAAACCCGATTTGAGTCGCGTCCGCGAGCTCATCCGGAAAGGGGACATCGTCCGCGCCGCTGACTTGGACTCGATCTAG